The following nucleotide sequence is from Oligoflexus sp..
ATCCTATAGGTACAAGCATGAAAGTTGCCGAAATTCGCTCACGATTTTTGAAATTCTTCGAAAAACACGGCCATGCCGTTGTGGAAAGTTCCTCTTTGGTTCCCCACAACGACCCCACGCTGCTCTTCACCAATGCGGGCATGGTGCAGTTCAAGGACTGCTTCCTGGGCAAAGATAAAAGGCCCTACACCCGCGCGGCCACAGTGCAAAAATGCGTGCGCGCCGGCGGTAAACATAACGACCTCGAAAACGTCGGCTACACCGCGCGTCACCACACAT
It contains:
- a CDS encoding alanine--tRNA ligase-related protein codes for the protein MKVAEIRSRFLKFFEKHGHAVVESSSLVPHNDPTLLFTNAGMVQFKDCFLGKDKRPYTRAATVQKCVRAGGKHNDLENVGYTARHHT